From Actinopolymorpha cephalotaxi, one genomic window encodes:
- the folK gene encoding 2-amino-4-hydroxy-6-hydroxymethyldihydropteridine diphosphokinase: MNETPNPHIIDADTLTGGFRPIRRVVVALGSNLGDRVANLQGALNAVADTPDVEIVGVSPVYESSAVGGPEGSPDFLNAVVVVDSTLHARTLLERALAIEDAFGRVRTEPGAPRTLDVDLVVVGDKVIEEDDFVLPHPRAHERAFVVLPWASVDADGMIPGQGRVGDLACEVDTTTITRVDGLELRIE; encoded by the coding sequence GTGAACGAGACCCCCAACCCGCACATCATCGACGCCGACACGTTGACCGGTGGGTTCCGCCCGATCCGGCGGGTCGTGGTCGCGCTGGGCAGCAACCTCGGCGACCGGGTGGCCAACCTGCAGGGCGCCCTGAACGCGGTGGCGGACACCCCGGACGTCGAGATCGTCGGGGTGTCGCCGGTCTACGAGAGCTCGGCCGTCGGTGGCCCCGAGGGCTCGCCGGACTTCCTCAACGCCGTGGTGGTGGTCGACTCGACGCTGCACGCCCGCACCCTGCTGGAGCGGGCGCTGGCGATCGAGGACGCCTTCGGCCGGGTCCGCACCGAGCCGGGCGCTCCCCGCACCCTCGACGTCGACCTTGTGGTGGTCGGCGACAAGGTGATCGAGGAGGACGACTTCGTACTCCCGCATCCCCGTGCGCACGAGCGTGCGTTCGTGGTCCTTCCGTGGGCATCGGTCGACGCCGACGGCATGATTCCCGGCCAGGGCCGGGTCGGTGACCTCGCGTGCGAGGTGGACACGACGACCATCACGCGCGTGGACGGCCTCGAACTGCGCATCGAGTGA
- the folB gene encoding dihydroneopterin aldolase, with protein sequence MADLITLRGLRVFGHHGVHPEERAQGQTFVVDVALGVDTRPAALADDLSQTLDYSLLATQVADAVGKQPVDLIETVAQRVADLCLDHPRVEHVEVTLHKPEAPVGLSLDDVAVTIHRSRT encoded by the coding sequence GTGGCTGATCTGATCACCCTGCGTGGGCTCCGCGTCTTCGGCCACCATGGCGTCCACCCCGAAGAACGCGCACAGGGCCAGACCTTCGTGGTCGACGTGGCACTCGGCGTCGACACCCGGCCGGCGGCCCTGGCCGACGACCTCTCCCAGACGCTCGACTACTCACTGCTGGCGACCCAGGTCGCCGACGCCGTGGGCAAGCAACCAGTTGATCTCATCGAGACGGTGGCGCAGCGCGTCGCCGATCTCTGCCTCGACCATCCGCGGGTCGAGCATGTCGAGGTCACCCTGCACAAGCCCGAGGCGCCGGTCGGGCTTTCGCTCGACGACGTCGCCGTGACCATCCACCGGAGCCGTACGTGA
- the folP gene encoding dihydropteroate synthase, which produces MGVLNVTPDSFSDGGRWLEPDKAIAHGHELLVEGADLLDVGGESTRPGADRPSEEEELARVLPVVRALAGAGALVSVDTMRSRVAQETVEAGAVMVNDVSGGLADPRMLPFVAAAGIPYICMHWRAHSARMQEHATYDDVVETVVTELGDRLAAAEAAGIAPELLAIDPGLGFAKTGEHNWALLAGFDRLASLGRPVLVAASRKAFLGNLLADPQTGQRRRTVDRDDASAAVAVLAAAAGAWCVRAHAVRPTLDGVRVAAAWGAAPAGHDTGHDRPDTRT; this is translated from the coding sequence ATGGGGGTGCTCAACGTCACGCCCGACTCGTTCTCCGACGGCGGCCGGTGGCTGGAGCCCGACAAGGCGATCGCCCACGGCCACGAGCTGCTCGTCGAAGGTGCCGATCTGCTCGACGTGGGCGGTGAGTCGACCCGTCCCGGTGCCGACCGACCCTCGGAGGAGGAAGAACTGGCCCGGGTTCTGCCGGTGGTGCGGGCGCTGGCCGGCGCCGGTGCGCTGGTCTCGGTCGACACCATGCGCTCCCGGGTCGCCCAGGAGACGGTCGAGGCCGGTGCGGTGATGGTCAACGACGTGTCCGGCGGCCTGGCCGACCCGCGGATGCTGCCCTTCGTCGCGGCCGCGGGGATTCCGTACATCTGCATGCACTGGCGGGCGCACTCGGCCCGGATGCAGGAGCACGCCACCTACGACGACGTGGTGGAGACGGTGGTCACCGAGCTGGGCGACCGCCTGGCGGCCGCCGAGGCCGCCGGCATCGCGCCGGAGCTGCTGGCGATCGACCCGGGTCTGGGGTTCGCGAAGACCGGCGAACACAACTGGGCCCTGCTGGCCGGGTTCGACCGCCTCGCCTCGCTCGGCCGCCCGGTGCTGGTGGCCGCCTCCCGCAAGGCGTTCCTGGGCAACCTGCTGGCCGACCCGCAGACCGGGCAGCGCCGGCGCACGGTCGACCGCGACGACGCCAGCGCGGCGGTCGCGGTGCTGGCGGCAGCGGCCGGCGCATGGTGTGTCCGGGCCCACGCCGTCCGGCCAACTCTGGACGGTGTCCGGGTGGCCGCCGCCTGGGGTGCGGCCCCGGCGGGGCACGACACCGGCCACGATCGACCGGACACCCGCACGTGA
- a CDS encoding alpha/beta hydrolase, whose product MSPLPTSSAAPPGVARAAIVEPRSDNRRVAVLLVAFLLALSALVTGAAPARAATAGTGSTNFTASIASTGAAGGARVVGEEQVAPRQIDLTIDSPALGTTAKVRLLTPDGWEHRRPGRHWPVLYLLHGCCGDYTSWTALTDVASIPALRNVLVVMPEAGNIGFYSDWYNAGQAGPPAWERFHLTEVRRIVERDYGAGHRRVVAGLSMGGFGALSYAGRHPGMFRAAASYSGVVDTRYTPGATQFVLDLVGGYVDDPMNLWGDPSAQAGVWAAHNPVDLVRQLRRIPIYLSCGNGQTGPLDPPGRTSALETLLESENRVLADRLEQAGARRVETHFYGPGTHSWPYWQRELHRSLPMLLDALH is encoded by the coding sequence ATGTCCCCGCTCCCCACCAGCTCCGCGGCGCCGCCTGGCGTCGCCCGCGCGGCGATCGTAGAGCCTCGCTCCGACAACCGTCGCGTCGCCGTCCTCCTCGTCGCGTTCCTGCTCGCCCTGTCCGCCCTGGTCACCGGTGCGGCGCCGGCGCGGGCGGCCACCGCGGGCACCGGCTCCACCAACTTCACCGCCTCCATCGCCTCCACCGGCGCGGCCGGTGGTGCCCGGGTCGTCGGCGAGGAGCAGGTCGCGCCCCGCCAGATCGACCTGACGATCGACTCACCCGCCCTCGGCACGACCGCCAAGGTGCGGCTGCTGACACCGGACGGCTGGGAGCACCGGCGGCCGGGCCGGCACTGGCCGGTGCTCTACCTGCTGCACGGGTGCTGCGGCGACTACACCAGCTGGACCGCGCTCACCGACGTGGCCTCGATCCCCGCGCTGCGGAACGTCCTCGTGGTGATGCCCGAGGCGGGCAACATCGGCTTCTACAGCGACTGGTACAACGCCGGGCAGGCCGGTCCGCCCGCCTGGGAGCGGTTCCACCTGACCGAGGTACGCCGGATCGTCGAACGCGACTACGGCGCCGGCCACCGCCGGGTGGTCGCCGGGCTGTCGATGGGCGGCTTCGGCGCGCTGTCGTACGCCGGCCGGCACCCGGGGATGTTCCGCGCCGCCGCGTCCTACAGCGGCGTCGTCGACACCCGGTACACGCCCGGGGCGACGCAGTTCGTCCTGGACCTGGTCGGCGGGTACGTCGACGACCCGATGAACCTGTGGGGCGACCCGAGTGCCCAGGCGGGGGTGTGGGCCGCGCACAACCCGGTGGACCTGGTGCGGCAACTGCGGCGCATCCCGATCTATCTCTCCTGTGGCAACGGCCAGACAGGCCCGTTGGACCCACCCGGACGTACGAGCGCGTTGGAGACGCTCCTCGAGTCGGAGAATCGGGTGCTGGCCGACCGGCTGGAGCAGGCCGGGGCTCGCCGGGTGGAGACCCACTTCTACGGGCCCGGAACCCACAGCTGGCCTTACTGGCAACGCGAACTCCACCGCTCGTTGCCCATGCTCCTCGACGCCCTGCACTGA
- a CDS encoding DUF2795 domain-containing protein: MSPATADVTVTPTADVAPAEPVTRVEILEILDDAFATGPASRGQLVQTARAQGARREVVSLLEQIPDRSYLHQRQLWVHMPHVPVGL, encoded by the coding sequence ATGAGCCCCGCCACCGCCGACGTCACCGTCACCCCCACGGCCGACGTCGCGCCCGCCGAGCCCGTCACCCGGGTCGAGATCCTCGAGATCCTCGACGACGCGTTCGCGACCGGCCCCGCCTCCCGTGGTCAGCTCGTCCAGACCGCACGTGCCCAAGGTGCCCGGCGCGAGGTCGTCTCACTGCTGGAGCAGATCCCCGACCGTTCCTACCTCCACCAACGCCAGTTGTGGGTGCACATGCCGCACGTCCCGGTCGGGTTGTAG
- the folE gene encoding GTP cyclohydrolase I FolE: MTDLHAPAEIPPFDHGRAERAIRELLLAVGEDPDREGLRDTPARVARSYAEMFAGLRMTPESVLSTTFDLGHDEMVLVKDIEVWSVCEHHLVPFTGNAHIGYIPNAEGQITGLSKLARLVDVYAKRPQVQERLTTQVAEALLRILSPRGVIVVIECEHLCMTMRGVRKPGAKTVTSAVRGQLRDPATRAEAMSLIIGA; this comes from the coding sequence GTGACAGATCTGCACGCCCCGGCCGAGATTCCACCGTTCGACCACGGCCGGGCCGAGCGGGCCATCCGTGAGCTGCTGCTCGCGGTGGGGGAGGACCCCGACCGGGAAGGGCTGCGCGACACCCCGGCCCGGGTGGCGCGTTCGTACGCCGAGATGTTCGCCGGCCTGCGGATGACGCCGGAGTCGGTGCTGAGCACCACCTTCGACCTCGGCCACGACGAGATGGTGCTGGTCAAGGACATCGAGGTGTGGTCGGTGTGCGAGCACCACCTGGTGCCGTTCACCGGCAACGCGCACATCGGCTACATCCCGAACGCCGAGGGGCAGATCACCGGCCTGTCCAAGCTGGCCCGGCTGGTCGACGTGTACGCGAAGCGGCCACAGGTGCAGGAGCGGCTGACCACCCAGGTGGCGGAGGCGTTGCTGCGCATCCTGTCCCCGCGCGGCGTCATCGTGGTGATCGAGTGCGAGCACCTGTGCATGACCATGCGGGGCGTCCGCAAACCGGGCGCGAAGACCGTGACGTCGGCGGTGCGTGGTCAGCTGCGCGACCCGGCCACCCGGGCCGAGGCGATGAGCCTCATCATCGGCGCCTGA